CTGCTGGGGGTGCCCGAGCCGTCCCGGCGGGACTTCCGTGAGTGGACCGACGCCGTGCTGCTGCCCGACCCCGACCACCCGGAGCGGGCCAAGGAGGCGGCGGGCAGCCTGGTCGCGTTCTTCTCCGGGCTGCTCGCGCACAAGCGTGAGCGCCCCGGCGACGATCTCACCTCGGCCCTGATCGCGGTGCGCGGGGAGGACACGGCCCGGGGCACCGGCCGGGGCGCCGACCGGCTCAGCGAGGACGAGCTGATGTCCCTCGTCTTCCTGATCCTCCTCGCCGGGTACGAGAACATGGTCCAGGTCATCGGGAACGCGGTGCACGCCCTGCTCACCCACCCGGAGTGGTGGGCCGCGCTGCGGGCCGACCCGGGTCTCCTCCCCGCGGCGGCGGAGGAGTTCGTCCGCTTCGAGAGTCCGGCGCAACTCGCCATCCGCCGCTTTCCCGTGGAGGACGTGACCATCGGCGGGACGACCGTCCCGGTGGGCGAGACCGTCATGCTCTGTCTGGGCGCGGCCAACCGCGACCCCGACCGCTTCCCGCACCCGGAACGGCTCGACCTCCGCCGGGACGCGAGCGGCCATGTCGCCCTGGGGCACGGCATCCACTACTGCCTGGGTGCGCCCCTGGCCCGGCTGGAGACCGAGGTGGCGATCGGCGCGCTGCTGGAGCGCTTTCCCCGACTGGCCCTCGATGTCCCGCCGGAGGAGCTGCGCCGCAGGCCGTCGACCCGGGCCCGGGGATTGATCGCCCTTCCCGTGCGCTACTGATCCGAACCCCCGGGCGGCTCACCGGGATCGGCCGACGCTGCTTCACCAGGGAGGCGATCAGCGGTTCTTCCCCTGGAGGGCCGCTTGTGCTCAGGCCGGGGCGATGTGCCGGGGCGCGCCCTCTTCGGCGGCGATGAAGCCCGTAAACCCGGAGGGAGCATCGGGTTTCGGCCGGATGGCCCCGGCTCCGGTGGCGTATCCGCAGGGCGCGTCCACTCGTTGGGGTGAAACGACGGTTGTTCCCTGGTGCCGTCGGCCTGATGTGTGCTGTCGATCAGGGTCCCGATGGCTCGTTCGAACTCCTGAGCAGGTCGTATGCGCTTGACGGGTGCGGTGGCAGCCCGGACGGCGGAGGTGGTCACGTCCTTGGGCCCCTGTGTGTCCGGCTGGCTCTTCGATGCTGTTCGTTTGCCCGTCGAACCCCTTCGTTTCTCTCTTCTCTCTCACCTTTTCCGCTTCGGTGGCGTGATCTGGATTTTGACGGCAGGCTGCGGCCGGACGTTCGGACGGCAACACCGTTATGGTGCAGATGAGTTGGAGGGCTTCCATGAGGTTCAAAGGAAGGTTGGGAAGTGCGGGACGCCAGGGGCGTGCACAAGGGGCCATGGTGCTGGCTGGCTGTCTCGGAATGATCGCCACCGTGCCGCCCGCCGCCGCGAACGCCGCACCCGGCGGCGGTGTCACGGGAAACCTGCTCGCCCAGGGCGTCTCGGAGAAACGGCTGATCCTGAAGGCCAACGGACCGGCCAATGTAGTGGTCCGGACGATCACCATCGACCCGGGCGGTTCCACGGGCTGGCACTACCACGACGGTCCGCTGCTCGTCGTGGTCAAGTCCGGGACGCTCACCCGGACCCTGCACGACTGCTCGGTCGAGGTGATGCCCGCCGGGTCGGCCTTCACCGAGCCGTCCGGTGTGGAACACCGCCATATCGGACGCAACCTCGGGACCGAACCCGTGGTTCTGTACGCCACTTATGTCCTGCCCCTGGGCAGTCGGCTGGCCGAGGACGCGGACGCGCCGTCCTGTCTGGGTGGATGAGCGGGGCCGGGCCGCTCGGCCCGGGGGTCCGCGCCCCTCAGTGAGCGGGCCGGGGGGCCCGGCCCGGCGGGGAGCCCGAGGAGGCGGACGGTGATCCGCAGGCGCCGGGCGGAACCGGCGGCGGGGGACGGCCCCCGACCACGGTGACCGCCTCCGCTCCCGCCCGGCAGCCCTCCGCCGCGGCGGCGGACACCCCGGCACCCGCCAGCAGGGCGGCGAGGAACGTCCCCGTGAAGGCGTCACCCGCGCCCGTCGGGTCCAGCGGCCGTACCGGGGGCGCGGGAATCGGCGCCCTGAGCACGCCGGACTCGGCCACCAGCGCCCCGCCCCGGCCCAGGGTGACCACGGCCAGGGGCACCCGCCGGCTCAGCGCGACAGCGGCCTCGGCCGGATCGGAACGACCGGTGAGGAACCGGGCCTCGTCGGCGTTGGGCAGCAGCGCGCTCACTCCGTCGTAGGCGGTGAGCGCGCGCTCCGCACCCAGCGTGCGCAGAAAACCCTCGGACGCGGGATCGACGCTCACCGGGACACCCCGGGAACGCGCCGCGCCGATCGCCACGCGGGCCAGCGCCCGACCGGACCCGGAGAAGAACAGATAGCCCGAGAGATGGAGTCGTCCGACACCGTCCAGCAGCGAGGCCGACCAGTCGGCGGGGGAGATGAGAGGGACCGCCCCGCTGTCCGTGAGGAAGGTGCGCTCGGTGCCGTCGTCCACCAGCGCGACCACGGTTCCGGTCGGCGCCGTGTCGTCGGCGACGAGCAGCGGACGCACCCCGGCGGCCCGTAATCGCTCCTCGTGCCAGGCGAGGTCGGACCGTCCGACCCGGCCGAGCAGCCGTACGTCCGCCCGTCCCCGGCGCGCGGCCCAGCAGGCGGTGTTGGCACCCGCGCCGCCGGGCAGCACCCGTATCCGGGCGGCGGTGTCGGTGCCCCGGGCGAGGGGGGCCGAGTGCCGGGCGACGACGTCGTTCATCACATCGCCGACGACGAGGAGGGCCGCCGGTCCGGCCCGGCCGCCCCCCGCGGAACCGCCGCCGGTGGCACCGTCGTCCGTGGCGCCGCCGTTCACCGGACCGCTGTTCACAGGGCCGCCGCGATGAGCGCGGCCAGCCGGACATTGCCGCGCACGGCGGCCACGTTCGCCTCCAGGGAGGCCCCTCCGGTGCGCCGGGTGAGGAAGTCCAGCAGGAAGGGGGTGACGGCCTGTCCCGCGATGCCCCGTTCGCGGCAGGCGTCCAGGGCCTCGCCGAGTACCCGGTCGTGCAGGGCGGGATCGAGCTGTTCGGACTCCGGGACGGGGTTGGCGACGACGAGCGCGGCGGGGCTCCCGCCCAGGGCCTCCCGCGCGCGGACCACCGCGGCGACCTCGTCGGGCGAGTGGACCGTCCAGTCCACGGGCTCCCCCGACGAGGTCAGATAGAAGCCGGGGAAGCGGTCCGTGCCGTATCCCACGACCCCGACGCCCAGCGTCTCCAGCCGCTGGAGGGTCGCCGGGACGTCCAGGACCGACTTCACGCCCGCGCACACGACCGTCAGATCGGTCTCCGCGAGGACCCGCAGATCCGCCGACTCGTCCTGTTCATGGGTCCAGTCCCGGTGGACGCCGCCGAGGCCGCCGGTCGCGAACACCCGGATTCCGGCCCGGGCCGCCAGAAAGGCCGTCGCCGACACGGTCGTCGCCCCGCTCGTCCCGGTCGCCAGCGCGGGCGCCAGATCCCGTCGGCCGAGCTTGCGGACCCCGTCGTCCTGCGAGATCCGCTCCCAACGCGCCCGGTCGAGACCGATATGGACCCGGCCGTCCAGTACCGCGATCCCCGCGGGGACGGCACCGGCGGACCGGACGATCTCCTCCAGCTCCGCCGCCACCGCCAGATTGCGCGGGCGGGGCAGACCATGGGCGATGATCGTCGACTCCAGGGCCACCACGGGCCGCCGGGCGTCGAGTGCTTCCCGTACTTCCTCGGTCACCTCGGTGAGCAGCATGTCCCATCCCTGGCACGGGGAACGCCCCCGCAAACCCGCCCTTCGCCCATCCTGCCCCGGGACGGAGACGGACCCGGGCCCGCGGTGCGACGGAGCCGGCCCGTCCGAGGGCCCGTCAGCCGGTGGTGTCCGGGCCCGCCTTCCGCCCCGGGCGGCGGACCGCCCCGCGGAACACGGCCCATCCCAGCCCCAGCACCAGCAGGGCGCCGATCAGATTGAGCAGGCCGTATCCCTGGTACGCGACGATCAGCCCGGCCAGGACCCCGCCCACGCCCGCCGCTGTGTTCATGGCGAGATCCGAGAGTCCCTGCACGGCCGCGCGCACCGGCTGCGGTACGGAGTCCGTGAGCAGCGCGGAACCCGCCACGATCCCCGCCGACCAGCCGAGGCCGAGCACGAAGAGCCCGACGGCCACCTGGCCGTGGCTCGGGCCCGCCGTCCCCGCCAGCAGCGCGGCCGACGCGAGCAGCGCCACCGCCAGACCGATCACCGTGAGTCTGCCGAAACGATCAGCCAGTCTTCCCATGACCGGCGAGAAGGCGTACATGCCTGCGATATGACCGCTGATCACCAGACCGACCAGCTCGATGTCCGCGCCGTGGTGGGTGAGGGCCAGCGGGGTCATCGCCATGATCGCGACCATGGCGGTGTGCGAGACGGCGATCGTGGCGAGGGCGAGCCGGGCCGCCGGCGACTCCCGTACCGCGAGAAGCCCCGCGCGCAGCGAACGGCCCTGGGGGGAGTGGTCTCCGGGCGTCAGGGCGCGGGCTGTGAGCAGGGGATCGGGCCGCAGCAGCGTCTGCACCACCACCGCCGCCACGAGGAACACACCGGCCGCCCAGACGAAGGGGCCCGCCTCGGTGGGGATGCCGAGCCCGGAGACGCTGCGCCCCGCCGGAGCGGCGATATTGGGGCCGAGCACGGCGCCGATCGTGGTCGCCCAGACCACCTGGGAAATGGCCTGCCCGCGCCGTTCGGGCAGGGCGAGGTCGGCCGCGGCGAACCGGGCCTGGAGGTTCGCCGACGACCCCGCGCCGAACACGGCCATCCCGAGGAGGAGCAGCGGGAAGTTCTCCACGGCGGCGGCGAGTACCACCACGCCCGCGCCCAGCGAGCCGACGGCGTAGGCCAGTACCAGGCCGGGGCGCCGCCCCCGTGCGGTCATGAGCGCGGCCAGCGGCATGGAGAACAGGGCCGTACCGGCCACGGTCGCTGTCGGGGCCAGCCCCGACAGCGCGGCGGAGCCGCTGATCCGCTCCGCCAGGACGGCGGCGAGCGCGATGCCCGTGGCGACGCCGAGCCCGCCGAGGATCTGACTGACGACCAGGACGGTGGTGACGCGCCGCCGGAGCGCGGGCAGCGCCTCCGCGGCCACCGTGCCGATGCCCGCCCGGGTGCCGCCTGACAGCGCTTCCGTGTCCGCCCCGGTCCCGGTGGTGCCGACCGGCGGTCCGGCGTCGGCCCGGCCCGGGGGAGCGGATGCGGTCCCGGCCCCCTCGGGACGGTCCGCCCCGGAGCCCGGCCCCGTCCCCTGTCCCGTTCTCGTTGCCGCTCCCCCGTCCCCTGTGCCCTCCGCTCCCGTTCTGCCCGCCGTGCTGTCCCTCGTGCCGTCCGTGGTGCCGTCCACGGGAACGGAACGGCTGCCCGGTCCGGTGCCGTCGGATATGCCAGATGTGTCAGGGCCGATGCTCACGCGCGCAGTGTGCCAGCCCGTGCGCGAGGACGACACCGCCGCCCCCGGTGGGGTGGCGCGCTCTTTTCTCTCCGGCCGGTGCGGTGTCCCCGGGTGCCGCGCCGGGTGGGCGGACGGCCGGCCGGCTGGGCCCCGGGTCAGAAGAGCGGCTGCGGCAGCACGCCCTCCAGTGCCAGGAGCTGTCGCTTGGTCTCCCGTCCGCCGCCGAATCCGCCCAGCTCACCGTCGGCTTCCACGACGCGGTGGCAGGGCACCAGCACAGGCAGGGGGTTGGACCCCATGGCGGCGCCCACCGCCTGGGCCCCGCCCGGGCTGCCGACCCGGGCGGCGAGGTCTCCGTACCCCACGACCGTGCCGTAGGGGACGGCGGTCAGCTCGCGCAGCACCGCACGGTTGAACCCCGCCGACAGCGTCCAGTCCAGGGGCAGGTCGAAGTCCGTCAGCTCGCCGCGGAAGTAGGCGGCGAGCTGACGTATGGGCTCGGCCAGCAGCCCCGCCCCCTCGGCCACGGGGCGGGCCCCGAGCCGGTCGGCCAGGTGGCCCAGGGCCCGGTCCCGGACGGCCGGAGTGGCGTGGAAGACCACGCTGACCACGCCCTCGGCGGTCGCGGCGAGCAGCAGCGGCCCGATGTCGGTGTCCACGACGGCCCACTCGAAGCTGTTCATGCGTCCACGGTACGACCCGCCACTGACAACGGGCCGGGCCAGGGCGGCCGGGCGGCAGGCGCGCGGAGGCTCAGGACCCGGCGGGGGCGGCCCGGTGGCCGGGGCCGCCCGCGCCGCCCTCCTCCAGCGCGTCCCGGACGACATCCGGCCGGTCCGTGATGATCCCGTCCACACCGGCGGCGGCGACCCGCCGCGCCCCGGCCGCGTCGTTCACCGTCCAGGTGCTGACCCTGAGGCGTTTGCCGTGCGGGCCCTTGAGCCGTTGCACGGCGGCGACGTACTCCGGGGTGACCGCGGTGTGCGGCGGGTTGATCTGGTCGGTGAAGGCGGCGTATACGGGCAGCTCCGTCAGCGGCGGTGTACCGAGGAAACCGGTCACCACCCCCGGGTGCTGCTCGCGCACGGCCCGCAGGCTCTGCGCCCCGAAGCTCTGGACGACGAGCCTGTGCCGTACATGCGCACGGTCCAGCCAGCCCCGCGCGCCCAGCTCCCGCAGGATGTCGCGTTCGATGCCCGGGTACAGCTCCGGTCGTTTGACCTCCAGCAGCAGGCTCTGCCGGTTGCGGTCGACCCGTCGCAGATAAGCCGTCAGGGTGGGTACCCGGGACCCCGCCCAGGCGGGACCGAACCAGCTCCCCGCGTCCAGGCCGGCGATCTCGGCGGCGGTGAAGTCCCGCACCCGCCAGGGGGCGCGTCCGGGGAATCGTTCCTCCACGTCGGTGGTGCGGGCCAGGGTCTCGTCGTGGACCACCACCAGCTCGCCGTCCCGGGTGCGCTGGACATCGTTCTCCACCCAGCGGAACCCCAGCCGGGCGGCGTGGTCCACGGCGGCCAGGGTGTTCTCGGGGGCGTGGGCGGAGGCTCCCCGGTGGGCGATCACCAGCGGCTCCCCGCGCTCCGGGGCGGGCGGTCCTGACAGGTGCCCGGCCGGGGCCCCGGTATCGGCCCGGGCGGGCACCACCGGCCCGGACAGCAGGAGGACACCCGCCCCCAGTGCGGCGGCGGTGGTTGCTGCGACGGTTCGTGTGTGCACCTCGACTCCTCACGGCGTTCGACGGGCGACCGGGTGAGCGTGACATCCGGCGGCGGGTCACGAACAGGCGAAGTGTGGCCAAAAAAGCGAACAGACCTACCCAGACCACCCCACGTACCTGTTTCTGCGGAGATAAATCTCTACCCAAATGTTTGCCAAGCGATGGTCAGGCCATACCCTCACCCCCGGGAAAGACGTTCCACCAGCGGGTCAAGGGGGCCACCGCCAGGGGACCGCCGCGATCACATACGGAGCGAAGGGCACACGGCATGCAAGGAACTCTCGACGGTTTCACCTATGGGTTGGTCACACCGGTGGCGGCCTTTGTGATGGCCTGTCTGGGCGGGGCGCTGGGACTGCGCTGCACCACGAGATCCGTGCGGACCGAGGGTGCCTTCAAACCCGGCTGGCTGGCGCTGGGAGCCGTCTCCATCGGCTCCGGCATCTGGACGATGCACTTCATCGCCATGATGGGCTTCAGCATCGCGGAGACCCCGATCACCTATGACCGGCCGATCACCTACGCGAGCCTCGCGCTCGCGATCGTCATGGTCGGCATCGGCATCTTCATTGTCGGCTACCGGGGCGCCACCGTGATGGCCCTCGTCACCGGGGGCACCATCATGGGGCTCGGAGTGGCCTCGATGCACTACCTCGGCATGGCCGGAATGCGGTTCCAGGGGCGGGTCGAGTACAGCATCCCGGTCGTGGCCCTCTCGGTGGTGATCGCGGTGGTCGCCGCGACCGCCGCGCTGTGGGCCGCCGTGTCGATCCACGGCTTCCGGGCCAGCCTGCTCGCCAGTCTGGTGATGGGAGTGGCGGTCTCCGGAATGCACTACACCGGCATGGCCTCGGTCAGCGTCCATCTGCACGGCACCCTGACCGCGCAGGCCGGTGGCGACTCGCCCACCTCGCTGCTGCTGCCGATGCTGGTCGGCCCCGGTGTCTTCCTGCTGCTCGCCGCGGTCGTCGTGATGTTCGATCCGCTGCTGGTGATGGGCGAACCCGAGTGGGAGAAGCCCGCCCGCGGGGCGGCCCCGCTGCCCGGCGTCCCGGCCCGGCCCGTGCAGGCGGCCCCGCAGCCGTGGCCCCACCAGCCCGCCGCGGCGCGGCCGGAGGACGCCTGGCCGGTGAACCGGCCCGGCGAGTGGCCCCACCAGCCCCAGGTTCAGCCTCAGCCCCAGCGCCGCGAGCAGCCCTACTCCGACAGCTGGTGATATCCGATGGCACCTGATGGCACCTGATGAGGCCCGATGAGATCTGACGACATCTGATGACAGCGCAGAGCAGTGGATGACACTCGGTGATCGAGGGTGACATCACGTGACGACCGGAGCCGGGCGGCGGTCGCCGGAACGCCCGGCTCCCTGGGGCGGGAGCGCACCGGGACCCCGTTGTCAGTGGGGGGCCGTACGGTGGATTCATGCGGCCCGTTTCCCAGATCGAACGTACGGTGGCGCCCTTCGAGGTCGTCAGTCCCTTCCAGCCCAGCGGCGACCAGCCCACGGCCATCGCCGACCTGGAGCGGCGCATCCGCGCGGGGGAGAAGGACGTGGTCCTCCTCGGTGCGACCGGCACCGGCAAGTCGGCGACCACCGCCTGGATGATCGAGCGCCTCCAGCGCCCCACCCTGGTCATGGCGCCGAACAAGACGCTGGCCGCCCAGCTCGCGAACGAGTTCCGCGAGCTGCTGCCCCACAACGCCGTCGAGTACTTCGTCTCGTACTACGACTACTACCAGCCCGAGGCGTACGTCCCGCAGTCGGACACCTATATCGAGAAGGACTCCTCGATCAACGAGGAGGTGGAGCGGCTGCGCCACTCCGCGACCAACTCCCTGCTGACCCGGCGCGATGTGATCGTGGTCGCCTCCGTGTCCTGCATCTACGGCCTCGGCACCCCGCAGGAGTACGTCGACCGGATGGTGCCGCTCAGGGTCGGCGAGGAGATCGACCGGGACGAGCTGCTCCGCCGCTTCGTGGACATCCAGTACACACGGAACGACGTGGCCTTCACCCGGGGCACCTTCCGGGTCCGCGGCGACACCATCGAGATCTTCCCGGTCTACGAGGAGCTGGCCGTCCGCATCGAGATGTTCGGTGACGAGATCGAGGCCCTGTCCACGCTCCACCCCCTCACCGGAGAGATCCTGAGCGAGGACCAGTCCCTGCACGTCTTCCCCGCGAGCCACTATGTGGCGGGCCCCGAACGCCTGGAGAAGGCGGTCGACGGCATCGAGGCCGAGCTGGAGCAGCGCCTCGCCGAGCTGGACAAGCAGGGCAAGCTGCTGGAGTCGCAGCGGCTGCGGATGCGGACCACCTACGACATCGAGATGATGCGCCAGATCGGCTCCTGCTCCGGCATCGAGAACTACTCGATGCACTTCGACGGCCGGGAGCCAGGCTCCCCGCCGAACACCCTCCTCGACTACTTCCCCGAGGACTTCCTGCTGGTCATCGACGAGTCCCATGTGACCGTTCCGCAGATCGGCGCCATGTACGAGGGGGACGCCTCACGCAAGCGGACCCTGGTCGACCACGGCTTCCGGCTGCCCTCCGCCCTGGACAACCGCCCCCTGAAGTGGGAGGAGTTCACCGAGCGGATCGGTCAGACGGTCTATCTCTCGGCCACGCCCGGGGCCTATGAGCTGTCGCGGGGCGACGGCTTCGTGGAGCAGATCATCCGGCCGACCGGGCTGGTCGACCCGGAGGTCGTCGTCAAACCCACCGAGGGCCAGATCGACGATCTGGTGCACGAGATCCGGGTGCGCACCGAGCGCGACGAGCGGGTGCTGGTCACCACGCTCACCAAGAAGATGGCCGAGGACCTGACCGACTACTTCCTCGAACTCGGCATCCGGGTGCGCTATCTGCACAGCGACGTCGACACCCTGCGCCGGGTCGAGCTGCTGCGCGAGCTGCGCGCCGGTGAGTACGACGTCCTGGTCGGCATCAATCTGCTGCGGGAGGGTCTCGACCTCCCCGAGGTGTCCCTGGTGGCCATCCTCGACGCCGACAAGGAGGGCTTCCTCCGCTCGGGCACCTCGTTGATCCAGACCATCGGCCGGGCCGCCCGCAATGTGTCCGGCCAGGTCCATATGTACGCGGACAAGATCACTCCGGCGATGGAGAAGGCCATCGATGAGACCAACCGCCGCCGAGAGAAGCAGATCGCGTACAACACCGAGAAGGGCATCGACCCCCAGCCGCTCCGCAAGAAGATCAACGACATCGTCGCGACCATCGCGCGTGAGGAGGTCGACACGGAGGAGCTGCTCGGCTCCGACTACCGCAAGCCGAAGGAGAGGTCCGGCAAGGCGGGCAAGGCCCCGGTGCCCGCGCTGGGCGGCAAGGGCGCGGCCCAGGGCAGGGGCAGGGCCGGGGGCAAGGGGGAGAGGGCCGGGACCGGCGCGGACACGAGTGGCCGTCCCGCCACCGAGCTGGCCGGAATCATCGAGGAGATGACCGAGCGGATGCGGGCGGCGGCGGCGGATCTCCAGTTCGAGATCGCCGCCCGGCTGCGCGACGAGGTCGGTGAGCTGAAGAAGGAGCTGCGCCAGATGAAGGAGGCGGGGCTGGCCTGACCGGTGCGGGAGCCGGTCCGACCGGCGGGGGAGGGGGGACACCCCGCCGCTCCCGTCCCGGTGCGGTGCCCGCGCGGCACCGCAGCGAGCCGGGAAGGCACTATTCCACTCACGCCGTGGGCTGTGTTGCAAGAGCGACACAATAACTGGCCAATTCTGCCGTGCAGTTCATACGACTGCGTAGGGTGCTGGGCA
The nucleotide sequence above comes from Streptomyces clavuligerus. Encoded proteins:
- a CDS encoding MHYT domain-containing protein; protein product: MQGTLDGFTYGLVTPVAAFVMACLGGALGLRCTTRSVRTEGAFKPGWLALGAVSIGSGIWTMHFIAMMGFSIAETPITYDRPITYASLALAIVMVGIGIFIVGYRGATVMALVTGGTIMGLGVASMHYLGMAGMRFQGRVEYSIPVVALSVVIAVVAATAALWAAVSIHGFRASLLASLVMGVAVSGMHYTGMASVSVHLHGTLTAQAGGDSPTSLLLPMLVGPGVFLLLAAVVVMFDPLLVMGEPEWEKPARGAAPLPGVPARPVQAAPQPWPHQPAAARPEDAWPVNRPGEWPHQPQVQPQPQRREQPYSDSW
- a CDS encoding cytochrome P450 family protein, producing the protein MTLQDPTRALLADPYAVYDELRATAPVHRIIGPEGLPVWIVTRYDDVRQGLADPRLSLDKRNALAGNYRGFRLPPVLDAHLLNMDPPDHTRIRKLVTRAFTTRRIEELRKPVRRIADGLLDTMAERDRADLVAAYAGPLPVIVISELLGVPEPSRRDFREWTDAVLLPDPDHPERAKEAAGSLVAFFSGLLAHKRERPGDDLTSALIAVRGEDTARGTGRGADRLSEDELMSLVFLILLAGYENMVQVIGNAVHALLTHPEWWAALRADPGLLPAAAEEFVRFESPAQLAIRRFPVEDVTIGGTTVPVGETVMLCLGAANRDPDRFPHPERLDLRRDASGHVALGHGIHYCLGAPLARLETEVAIGALLERFPRLALDVPPEELRRRPSTRARGLIALPVRY
- the uvrB gene encoding excinuclease ABC subunit UvrB → MRPVSQIERTVAPFEVVSPFQPSGDQPTAIADLERRIRAGEKDVVLLGATGTGKSATTAWMIERLQRPTLVMAPNKTLAAQLANEFRELLPHNAVEYFVSYYDYYQPEAYVPQSDTYIEKDSSINEEVERLRHSATNSLLTRRDVIVVASVSCIYGLGTPQEYVDRMVPLRVGEEIDRDELLRRFVDIQYTRNDVAFTRGTFRVRGDTIEIFPVYEELAVRIEMFGDEIEALSTLHPLTGEILSEDQSLHVFPASHYVAGPERLEKAVDGIEAELEQRLAELDKQGKLLESQRLRMRTTYDIEMMRQIGSCSGIENYSMHFDGREPGSPPNTLLDYFPEDFLLVIDESHVTVPQIGAMYEGDASRKRTLVDHGFRLPSALDNRPLKWEEFTERIGQTVYLSATPGAYELSRGDGFVEQIIRPTGLVDPEVVVKPTEGQIDDLVHEIRVRTERDERVLVTTLTKKMAEDLTDYFLELGIRVRYLHSDVDTLRRVELLRELRAGEYDVLVGINLLREGLDLPEVSLVAILDADKEGFLRSGTSLIQTIGRAARNVSGQVHMYADKITPAMEKAIDETNRRREKQIAYNTEKGIDPQPLRKKINDIVATIAREEVDTEELLGSDYRKPKERSGKAGKAPVPALGGKGAAQGRGRAGGKGERAGTGADTSGRPATELAGIIEEMTERMRAAAADLQFEIAARLRDEVGELKKELRQMKEAGLA
- a CDS encoding MFS transporter; translated protein: MSGGTRAGIGTVAAEALPALRRRVTTVLVVSQILGGLGVATGIALAAVLAERISGSAALSGLAPTATVAGTALFSMPLAALMTARGRRPGLVLAYAVGSLGAGVVVLAAAVENFPLLLLGMAVFGAGSSANLQARFAAADLALPERRGQAISQVVWATTIGAVLGPNIAAPAGRSVSGLGIPTEAGPFVWAAGVFLVAAVVVQTLLRPDPLLTARALTPGDHSPQGRSLRAGLLAVRESPAARLALATIAVSHTAMVAIMAMTPLALTHHGADIELVGLVISGHIAGMYAFSPVMGRLADRFGRLTVIGLAVALLASAALLAGTAGPSHGQVAVGLFVLGLGWSAGIVAGSALLTDSVPQPVRAAVQGLSDLAMNTAAGVGGVLAGLIVAYQGYGLLNLIGALLVLGLGWAVFRGAVRRPGRKAGPDTTG
- a CDS encoding glycerophosphodiester phosphodiesterase, coding for MHTRTVAATTAAALGAGVLLLSGPVVPARADTGAPAGHLSGPPAPERGEPLVIAHRGASAHAPENTLAAVDHAARLGFRWVENDVQRTRDGELVVVHDETLARTTDVEERFPGRAPWRVRDFTAAEIAGLDAGSWFGPAWAGSRVPTLTAYLRRVDRNRQSLLLEVKRPELYPGIERDILRELGARGWLDRAHVRHRLVVQSFGAQSLRAVREQHPGVVTGFLGTPPLTELPVYAAFTDQINPPHTAVTPEYVAAVQRLKGPHGKRLRVSTWTVNDAAGARRVAAAGVDGIITDRPDVVRDALEEGGAGGPGHRAAPAGS
- a CDS encoding pseudouridine-5'-phosphate glycosidase, which produces MLLTEVTEEVREALDARRPVVALESTIIAHGLPRPRNLAVAAELEEIVRSAGAVPAGIAVLDGRVHIGLDRARWERISQDDGVRKLGRRDLAPALATGTSGATTVSATAFLAARAGIRVFATGGLGGVHRDWTHEQDESADLRVLAETDLTVVCAGVKSVLDVPATLQRLETLGVGVVGYGTDRFPGFYLTSSGEPVDWTVHSPDEVAAVVRAREALGGSPAALVVANPVPESEQLDPALHDRVLGEALDACRERGIAGQAVTPFLLDFLTRRTGGASLEANVAAVRGNVRLAALIAAAL
- a CDS encoding methylated-DNA--[protein]-cysteine S-methyltransferase, with translation MNSFEWAVVDTDIGPLLLAATAEGVVSVVFHATPAVRDRALGHLADRLGARPVAEGAGLLAEPIRQLAAYFRGELTDFDLPLDWTLSAGFNRAVLRELTAVPYGTVVGYGDLAARVGSPGGAQAVGAAMGSNPLPVLVPCHRVVEADGELGGFGGGRETKRQLLALEGVLPQPLF
- a CDS encoding cupin domain-containing protein, encoding MVLAGCLGMIATVPPAAANAAPGGGVTGNLLAQGVSEKRLILKANGPANVVVRTITIDPGGSTGWHYHDGPLLVVVKSGTLTRTLHDCSVEVMPAGSAFTEPSGVEHRHIGRNLGTEPVVLYATYVLPLGSRLAEDADAPSCLGG
- a CDS encoding carbohydrate kinase family protein, with product MNSGPVNGGATDDGATGGGSAGGGRAGPAALLVVGDVMNDVVARHSAPLARGTDTAARIRVLPGGAGANTACWAARRGRADVRLLGRVGRSDLAWHEERLRAAGVRPLLVADDTAPTGTVVALVDDGTERTFLTDSGAVPLISPADWSASLLDGVGRLHLSGYLFFSGSGRALARVAIGAARSRGVPVSVDPASEGFLRTLGAERALTAYDGVSALLPNADEARFLTGRSDPAEAAVALSRRVPLAVVTLGRGGALVAESGVLRAPIPAPPVRPLDPTGAGDAFTGTFLAALLAGAGVSAAAAEGCRAGAEAVTVVGGRPPPPVPPGACGSPSASSGSPPGRAPRPAH